In the Stigmatella erecta genome, one interval contains:
- a CDS encoding sensor histidine kinase → MWRKRLPTLGALGIGLAVLTAGLLFLHGIFLREREGGLRALEDQRRALEQYARQALTDSLRRALEEARPRIEQAEADPLLMDTEVVLFRAGQQRLPRTAAPRGDDATPARTLHAALEAQGPRALASQEAPDSAWAERLRLMDRFLVAQRAGRRPDIEHAFREWLTHRSSFVLPVVKETTGALWLLERFQAEGQPDPALMQALLREGLQGRSGSRLEGLQRLLLERQESFGRSDFAFLRERVARLAERTHVAFADFNARVEAGPGARVALALPLEAPQLQAEGWYVEPSGPEGARGVRIRLGGLVEAVRQEMRERGLLQEDDALTVSQTDRPLPVPRLAVSLASPRMAGAASALESGYRLKAVLLAWSGALVLALTGLAVLAHERKLRFLALRSEFISTVSHELRTPLSAIRVMAETLERRVGGTPGAGNYPSRIISEADALGRLVENILTYNRLEKGRWEARRERVPLEDLVQRTVEDTARLHATAVDLQTVGLSGIALPGDPELLRMLFSNLVSNACRYTARSPVVLRVEARQEGATVVRVGDNGVGIPPESWEAVFEDFRRLRQEGLPARGGSGLGLAICRRILSLHGGTVRIATSGPEGTTFELTFPSA, encoded by the coding sequence ATGTGGCGCAAGCGCCTTCCCACGCTCGGAGCCCTGGGCATCGGGCTCGCGGTGCTCACCGCGGGCCTGCTGTTCCTGCATGGCATCTTCCTGCGCGAGCGGGAGGGCGGCCTCCGGGCCCTGGAGGACCAGCGGCGGGCGCTGGAGCAGTATGCCCGGCAGGCGTTGACGGACTCGCTGCGGCGGGCACTGGAGGAGGCCCGCCCGCGCATCGAGCAGGCCGAGGCGGATCCACTCCTGATGGACACCGAGGTGGTGCTGTTCCGCGCGGGCCAGCAGCGCCTGCCCCGCACCGCCGCGCCCCGGGGCGATGACGCCACCCCGGCCCGGACGCTCCATGCCGCCCTGGAGGCCCAGGGGCCCCGGGCGTTGGCCTCCCAGGAAGCGCCGGACAGTGCGTGGGCGGAGCGGCTGCGGCTCATGGACCGCTTTCTCGTGGCCCAGCGGGCAGGCCGGCGCCCGGACATCGAGCACGCCTTCCGGGAGTGGCTCACCCACCGCTCAAGCTTCGTGCTGCCCGTGGTGAAGGAGACCACCGGCGCCCTGTGGCTCCTGGAGCGGTTCCAGGCCGAGGGGCAGCCTGACCCCGCGTTGATGCAGGCCCTGCTGCGCGAGGGGCTCCAGGGGCGGAGCGGCTCCCGGCTCGAAGGCCTCCAGCGCCTGCTCCTGGAGCGGCAGGAGTCCTTCGGGCGCTCCGACTTCGCCTTCCTCCGCGAGCGCGTGGCCCGGCTGGCCGAGCGGACCCATGTGGCCTTCGCCGATTTCAACGCCCGCGTGGAAGCGGGCCCCGGCGCGCGGGTGGCCCTGGCCCTGCCGCTGGAGGCCCCTCAGCTCCAGGCGGAGGGCTGGTATGTCGAGCCCTCGGGCCCGGAAGGGGCTCGCGGCGTGCGGATCCGCCTGGGCGGGCTCGTCGAGGCGGTCCGGCAGGAGATGCGCGAGCGGGGGCTCCTGCAGGAGGACGACGCCCTGACGGTGTCCCAGACGGATAGGCCCCTGCCGGTGCCGCGCCTGGCGGTGTCCCTGGCGTCGCCCCGCATGGCCGGGGCCGCCTCGGCGCTGGAGTCCGGGTACCGCCTCAAGGCCGTGCTGCTCGCGTGGAGTGGCGCGCTCGTGCTGGCGCTCACGGGGCTCGCGGTGCTGGCGCATGAGCGCAAGCTCCGGTTCCTCGCGCTGCGCTCGGAGTTCATCTCCACCGTGTCTCACGAGCTGCGCACGCCGCTGTCCGCCATCCGGGTCATGGCCGAGACGCTGGAGCGCCGCGTGGGCGGCACCCCCGGCGCGGGCAACTACCCCTCGCGCATCATCTCCGAGGCGGATGCGCTCGGCCGGCTCGTGGAGAACATCCTCACCTACAACCGGCTGGAGAAGGGACGCTGGGAGGCCCGGCGCGAGCGGGTGCCCCTGGAGGACCTGGTGCAGCGCACCGTGGAGGACACGGCCCGCCTGCACGCCACCGCCGTGGACTTGCAGACCGTGGGGCTGTCTGGGATTGCGCTCCCGGGAGACCCCGAGCTCTTGCGCATGCTCTTCTCCAACCTGGTCTCCAATGCCTGCCGTTACACCGCCCGCTCGCCGGTGGTGCTGCGCGTGGAGGCGCGCCAGGAGGGCGCCACGGTGGTGCGCGTGGGGGACAATGGCGTGGGCATTCCCCCCGAGAGCTGGGAGGCCGTCTTCGAGGACTTCCGCCGGCTCCGGCAGGAGGGGCTTCCCGCGCGCGGGGGCAGTGGCCTGGGGCTGGCCATCTGCCGGAGAATCCTGTCGCTTCATGGCGGCACCGTCCGCATCGCCACCTCGGGTCCCGAGGGCACCACGTTCGAGCTCACCTTCCCCTCCGCATGA
- a CDS encoding RNA polymerase sigma factor, which translates to METASGCLGVQEYDTVVRAHVSELHAVALRLCQNPADARDLVQDTLERGLRHLDRYTPGTDARAWLMTILRRLFIDRCRVKAQHLKRDIPVDLVEERLCAAEQESLPRWASISLDELRAALSHLPETFRAIYQLHALEGCSYIEIAQKLGIPKATVGTRLNRARRRLRQLLEPQVPGAPDTDVWA; encoded by the coding sequence TTGGAAACCGCATCGGGCTGTCTGGGGGTTCAGGAGTATGACACCGTCGTCCGGGCGCACGTGTCCGAGCTGCACGCGGTGGCGCTGCGCCTGTGCCAGAACCCAGCGGACGCGAGGGATCTCGTTCAGGACACGCTGGAGCGGGGGCTGCGCCACCTGGACCGGTACACGCCCGGCACGGATGCGCGGGCCTGGCTGATGACCATCCTGCGCCGGCTGTTCATCGACCGGTGCCGCGTGAAGGCACAGCACTTGAAGCGGGACATTCCGGTGGACCTGGTGGAAGAGCGCCTCTGCGCCGCCGAGCAGGAATCGCTCCCACGCTGGGCCTCCATCAGCCTCGATGAACTGCGCGCCGCCCTGAGCCACCTTCCGGAGACCTTCCGGGCCATCTACCAGCTGCATGCGCTGGAGGGCTGCTCCTATATCGAGATTGCCCAGAAGCTCGGAATCCCCAAGGCCACCGTGGGCACGCGGCTCAACCGGGCGCGCCGCCGGCTGCGGCAGCTCCTGGAGCCCCAGGTGCCGGGGGCCCCGGACACGGATGTCTGGGCTTGA
- a CDS encoding vWA domain-containing protein — MSLKLQKVALATLAVFGVMVLSPGCALTPPSQRPPGDTSYEESVTETIAVSGRTEPSGSRPPPRPPPKKEKSSEFSRVAVVNGKPFADMYFKHYGVNPTIDTEEENISTFSVDVDTASYSLARAYLSRNVLPAEEAIRVEEFINAFRYGYRDPGEEPFGVQVEAFPSPNRRGYHLLHVGLQGQKVSAAQRLPAHLVFTIDVSGSMDIENRLGLVKRSLAMLVDQLDARDTLAIVVYGSTARTVLEPTRLQDREHILEAINALHPEGSTHVQAGLEMAYAIAARQVRQGTTTRIILCSDGVANNGITQADAIFQSVKEYARKGVRLTTVGFGMGNYNDELMERLSQVGDGQYAYVDALPEARRLFVEQFTGTLQLIARDVKVQVEFDPSRVVRYRLIGFENRLLQKEDFANDRVDAGDIGAGHTVTALYEVKFHEGQAHGTSPFATLRIRYKDPATRLEEGQSREITEPLSPSLVRHSLEAASGPAQLSAVVALFAEKLRGSYWVRNLSYHHLMRLWQQLPEPVRARDEVSELRQLIQQARALDGRGDKFEKEAPVATMDFDHIPVVR; from the coding sequence ATGTCCTTGAAGCTCCAGAAGGTCGCGCTCGCCACACTCGCGGTGTTCGGGGTGATGGTCCTGAGCCCTGGCTGTGCCCTCACGCCCCCGTCCCAGCGCCCTCCCGGAGACACCAGCTACGAAGAATCCGTCACCGAGACCATCGCCGTCTCCGGCCGGACTGAGCCCTCGGGGTCCCGTCCCCCGCCCCGCCCTCCCCCCAAGAAGGAGAAGTCCTCGGAGTTCTCCCGCGTGGCCGTCGTCAACGGCAAGCCGTTCGCGGACATGTACTTCAAGCACTACGGCGTCAACCCCACCATCGACACCGAGGAGGAGAACATCTCCACCTTCTCCGTGGATGTGGACACCGCCTCCTACTCCCTGGCCCGCGCTTACCTCTCGCGCAACGTGCTGCCCGCCGAGGAGGCCATCCGCGTGGAGGAGTTCATCAATGCCTTCCGCTATGGCTACCGCGACCCGGGCGAGGAGCCCTTCGGCGTGCAGGTGGAGGCCTTCCCCTCTCCCAACCGCCGCGGCTACCACCTGCTGCACGTGGGCCTCCAGGGCCAGAAGGTCAGCGCCGCCCAGCGGCTGCCCGCCCACCTCGTCTTCACCATCGACGTGTCGGGCTCCATGGACATCGAGAACCGTCTGGGGCTGGTGAAGCGCTCCCTGGCGATGCTGGTGGATCAGCTCGATGCGCGCGACACGCTGGCCATCGTCGTGTACGGCTCGACGGCCCGCACGGTGCTCGAGCCCACCCGTCTCCAGGACCGCGAGCACATCCTGGAGGCCATCAACGCCCTGCACCCCGAGGGCTCCACCCACGTGCAGGCCGGTCTGGAGATGGCCTACGCCATCGCCGCCCGCCAGGTGCGCCAGGGCACCACCACCCGCATCATCCTCTGCTCGGATGGCGTGGCCAACAACGGCATCACCCAGGCGGACGCCATCTTCCAGTCCGTGAAGGAATACGCGCGCAAGGGCGTGCGGCTCACCACCGTGGGCTTCGGCATGGGCAACTACAATGACGAGCTGATGGAGCGGCTGTCCCAGGTGGGCGATGGGCAGTATGCCTACGTGGACGCGCTGCCCGAGGCGCGGCGCCTCTTCGTCGAGCAGTTCACCGGCACGCTCCAGCTCATCGCCCGGGACGTGAAGGTGCAGGTGGAGTTCGATCCTTCCCGCGTGGTGCGCTACCGGCTCATCGGCTTCGAGAACCGTCTCCTCCAGAAGGAGGACTTCGCCAATGACCGCGTGGACGCGGGAGACATCGGCGCGGGCCACACCGTCACCGCCCTCTACGAGGTGAAGTTCCACGAGGGCCAGGCCCACGGCACCTCCCCCTTCGCCACGCTGCGCATCCGCTACAAGGACCCCGCCACCCGCCTGGAGGAGGGCCAGTCCCGCGAAATCACCGAGCCGCTGTCCCCCTCGCTCGTCCGCCACAGCCTGGAGGCCGCCTCGGGCCCCGCCCAGCTCTCGGCCGTGGTGGCGCTGTTCGCCGAGAAGCTGCGCGGCTCGTACTGGGTGCGCAACCTCTCCTACCACCACCTGATGCGCCTGTGGCAGCAGCTCCCGGAGCCCGTGCGCGCCCGCGACGAGGTGAGCGAGCTGCGGCAGCTCATCCAGCAGGCCCGCGCCCTGGATGGACGCGGGGACAAGTTCGAGAAGGAAGCCCCCGTGGCCACCATGGATTTCGATCACATCCCCGTGGTGCGCTGA
- a CDS encoding DUF262 domain-containing protein has protein sequence MSDFRLGTVPSSSILYVYSMRDTIWPAPAYQRTSDVWPPEKRQLLIDSIINGYDVPKLYFHEFFPAKDVDGKRYKYAIVDGKQRIQSIFEFIEGEFGLAQDTEYIHDPSVKIGGLKYKELAREYPDLKNRFDGFVLPIITIQTQDVELIEDMFSRLNEAVPLNAAEKRNAFGGPIPPIVRDHASLAFFKKKLPFNNARYRHFDLVTKFLYVQHRNALVDTKKAYLDEFVRSFRSDKKEETASLEKEAALLGQKSKVVVDAMNKVFVDGDLLLRSVGMVLLYYWLFREALSAGWANKLGRSALLDFEEERRVNRVKAEKDVTEAKYHLLEFDRLTQSPNDSVALRYRYAVLRHYVGPAKGRPQIPGEE, from the coding sequence ATGAGCGATTTTCGTCTGGGGACTGTCCCAAGCAGCTCAATTCTCTATGTCTACTCCATGAGGGACACTATCTGGCCAGCGCCCGCTTATCAAAGAACAAGCGATGTGTGGCCACCCGAGAAACGACAACTGCTCATTGACTCCATCATCAACGGGTACGACGTACCCAAGCTGTACTTTCATGAATTCTTTCCAGCCAAGGATGTAGATGGAAAGCGCTATAAGTACGCGATTGTAGACGGGAAGCAACGCATACAAAGCATCTTCGAGTTTATTGAGGGCGAGTTTGGTCTCGCCCAAGACACCGAATACATCCATGATCCCTCCGTCAAAATCGGTGGGCTCAAGTATAAAGAATTGGCAAGGGAGTATCCCGATCTAAAGAACAGGTTCGACGGGTTTGTTCTGCCTATTATAACTATACAGACCCAAGATGTCGAACTGATTGAAGACATGTTTTCCCGGCTAAACGAAGCTGTTCCGCTCAATGCTGCCGAGAAGCGCAATGCCTTTGGAGGCCCGATCCCCCCGATTGTTCGAGACCATGCCTCTCTTGCATTCTTCAAGAAGAAGCTTCCGTTCAACAATGCCCGATATCGGCATTTTGACCTAGTGACGAAGTTTCTTTATGTTCAACATAGAAATGCCTTGGTTGACACCAAGAAGGCATACCTGGATGAATTTGTCCGTAGCTTCAGAAGCGACAAGAAGGAAGAAACGGCTTCGCTGGAGAAGGAGGCTGCACTATTAGGCCAAAAGAGCAAGGTGGTTGTGGATGCCATGAACAAGGTTTTTGTAGATGGCGACCTGCTGCTTCGCTCCGTTGGAATGGTTCTGCTCTATTACTGGTTATTCCGCGAAGCTCTCAGTGCTGGGTGGGCCAATAAACTCGGTAGGAGTGCTCTGCTTGATTTCGAGGAGGAGCGAAGGGTTAATCGCGTTAAAGCAGAGAAAGATGTGACTGAGGCCAAGTACCATCTGCTTGAGTTCGACCGCTTAACCCAGAGCCCGAATGATTCGGTTGCTTTGCGTTACAGGTATGCGGTCTTACGACATTACGTTGGCCCTGCAAAGGGCCGTCCACAGATCCCCGGCGAGGAATAA
- a CDS encoding serine/threonine protein kinase, translating to MSYEFRKHLGEANHGLSLFLARKRTAEGPGGRVLLKAVGLPSGRAGARAFKARSKLAEEVALSAALDHPGILRVFGMHKGEGAWYVITEHPEANPLADLLTLVMEGDGYFSPSFVLYVGAQVADILHHAHTRTDTSGHPLGIVHRAINPATIFMDWRGGVKLADFGLALSTLPGRVVSTVRRPQGDAYYSSPEMLMGFKPDARSDLFSLGLVMLEIATGKNLLYAPDGVPEKVKATLSRSKRARVERAIRRAEKAGCSDEVEGMIWRAATYTPEDLDALTQNLPQALKVPLCKLLARSRSERFQTAEEVANALRGWLGSSFGARQAADELVKVAEEGADRLTELDVPRSKTARSA from the coding sequence GTGTCCTACGAGTTCCGCAAGCACTTGGGAGAGGCCAATCACGGGCTGAGTCTGTTTCTGGCGCGCAAGCGCACCGCAGAGGGTCCCGGGGGGCGCGTTCTCCTCAAAGCCGTTGGACTACCAAGCGGGCGGGCGGGCGCACGAGCCTTCAAAGCCCGCTCGAAGCTGGCGGAAGAGGTAGCGCTCTCAGCGGCCCTGGATCACCCGGGCATTCTCCGTGTCTTCGGGATGCACAAGGGGGAGGGGGCTTGGTACGTCATCACCGAGCATCCCGAAGCCAATCCCCTGGCTGACCTTCTGACTCTCGTTATGGAGGGGGACGGGTACTTCTCGCCCTCCTTCGTGCTCTACGTGGGCGCACAGGTCGCGGACATTCTGCACCACGCCCACACCCGCACGGACACGAGCGGGCACCCGCTGGGCATCGTTCACCGGGCGATCAACCCCGCAACCATCTTCATGGACTGGCGCGGAGGCGTGAAACTGGCGGACTTCGGTCTTGCGCTCTCCACCCTGCCCGGCCGTGTGGTGTCCACGGTGCGGCGCCCCCAGGGGGACGCCTATTACTCCTCGCCGGAGATGCTCATGGGCTTCAAGCCCGATGCCCGCTCGGATCTGTTCTCGCTCGGGCTGGTGATGCTGGAGATCGCCACCGGAAAGAACCTGCTCTATGCGCCTGACGGTGTACCGGAGAAGGTTAAAGCCACGCTCTCCCGCAGCAAGCGTGCACGCGTGGAGCGAGCGATCAGGCGGGCGGAAAAAGCGGGCTGCTCTGACGAGGTGGAGGGCATGATCTGGCGGGCAGCGACCTACACGCCCGAGGATCTTGACGCGCTGACCCAGAATCTCCCGCAGGCATTGAAGGTGCCCCTGTGCAAACTGCTGGCGCGTTCACGCTCGGAACGCTTCCAGACGGCCGAAGAGGTGGCGAACGCTCTGCGGGGCTGGCTCGGGTCTTCGTTCGGCGCGCGGCAAGCGGCGGACGAACTGGTGAAGGTTGCAGAGGAGGGAGCGGACAGGCTGACGGAACTCGACGTGCCCCGGAGCAAGACTGCACGGAGCGCGTAA
- a CDS encoding response regulator transcription factor: MNPPVSRVLVVEDDLNLRLTLVDNLEEEGYAVTAASTLAEARAQVKGAGFDVVVLDLMLPDGDGYSLCRELRQANTSSRVLMLTARSLEDDVVKGFEVGADDYVPKPYRLRELLARIRALARRGASAPAASPVMAFDRFRVDLASRRVLNAEGQALELTRTEFDLLVYLLRHAGTALTRDQILSSVWGEETVVDGHTVDNFISNLRKKLEWTRHSRFEIRSVRGVGYRLDLPG; the protein is encoded by the coding sequence ATGAACCCTCCCGTTTCCCGCGTCCTCGTGGTCGAAGATGACCTGAACCTCCGGCTCACCCTGGTGGACAACCTCGAAGAGGAGGGCTACGCGGTGACGGCCGCCAGCACCCTGGCCGAGGCCCGCGCCCAGGTGAAGGGCGCAGGCTTCGACGTGGTGGTGCTCGACCTCATGCTCCCGGATGGCGATGGGTACAGCCTGTGCCGGGAGCTGCGCCAGGCGAACACCTCCAGCCGGGTGCTCATGCTCACCGCGCGATCCCTGGAGGATGACGTGGTGAAGGGGTTCGAGGTGGGGGCGGACGACTACGTGCCCAAGCCGTACCGCTTGCGTGAGTTGCTCGCGCGGATCCGGGCCCTGGCGCGCCGGGGGGCCAGTGCCCCCGCCGCCTCCCCGGTGATGGCCTTTGACCGCTTCCGGGTGGACCTGGCCTCCCGGCGCGTGCTGAACGCGGAGGGCCAGGCGCTGGAGCTGACCCGCACCGAGTTCGACTTGCTTGTCTATCTTTTGCGCCACGCGGGCACGGCGCTCACGCGGGACCAAATCCTCTCTTCCGTGTGGGGAGAGGAGACCGTCGTGGATGGGCATACCGTGGACAACTTCATCTCCAACCTTCGCAAGAAGCTCGAGTGGACGCGCCACTCCCGGTTCGAGATCCGGTCCGTCCGGGGCGTGGGCTACCGCCTGGACCTGCCCGGGTAG
- a CDS encoding FRG domain-containing protein yields MIHEATVNNTAELLEGLSELTKKTGPDEIVWFRGHVNEKFKLLPSIARHPKGLEREALLAKRFKQNAYSFRNLPPQGEWEWLFLMQHFGVPTRLLDWTESPLVGLYFAVHDDDPSHDSANGHLWALLPAKFNYEVPRLRPNVAIDIPSFGVDPILDDYSPDKIGLETMSSRLPVAAIAHRQNERIMAQLGVFTIMHRDKTPLEDLADKYLAKFTIPATAKPRFKAELSNLRITRMTMFPELASVAAVAKEVLK; encoded by the coding sequence ATGATTCACGAAGCCACTGTTAATAATACTGCCGAACTTCTGGAGGGGTTGTCGGAACTCACCAAGAAAACCGGTCCGGATGAGATTGTCTGGTTTCGTGGCCACGTCAACGAAAAATTCAAACTGCTTCCATCGATTGCTCGACACCCCAAAGGGCTTGAGCGTGAAGCATTGCTGGCAAAGCGATTCAAGCAGAACGCGTACTCCTTCCGCAATCTGCCGCCCCAAGGTGAATGGGAATGGCTGTTTCTGATGCAGCACTTTGGAGTGCCTACGCGGTTGCTCGATTGGACGGAGAGCCCTTTGGTGGGACTATACTTCGCTGTCCATGATGACGACCCAAGTCATGACAGCGCGAACGGCCACCTCTGGGCATTGTTGCCTGCAAAGTTCAATTACGAGGTACCCCGTCTTCGTCCCAATGTCGCGATAGACATACCAAGCTTTGGCGTTGACCCTATTCTTGACGATTACAGCCCCGACAAGATTGGCTTAGAAACAATGAGCAGCAGGTTACCTGTCGCCGCGATCGCCCACAGGCAAAACGAACGAATCATGGCACAACTGGGCGTATTTACGATCATGCACCGCGACAAAACGCCATTGGAGGATTTGGCAGACAAATATCTTGCCAAATTCACCATTCCCGCTACGGCAAAGCCAAGATTCAAAGCAGAGCTATCTAATCTCCGGATCACGCGGATGACAATGTTCCCTGAGTTGGCGAGTGTCGCGGCGGTTGCCAAAGAGGTGCTGAAATGA
- a CDS encoding NAD(P)-dependent oxidoreductase gives MRIAFTSRTPDYRPFAEQLAARLPAHPVLFLANPPPPDAGSFDAVVTMGGRVSREVLLRSSVGFVQTVGTGFDTVDIPAATELGVWVAHMRASATGNAESVAEHAILLLLALSRQLRTAELGLRAGQWARPQGSALLGKVACIVGLGDIGTALAVRLQAFGMHVLGVRQDASKGGPEGVRVFGTDALPQALGQADCVLLAVRASAQTENLLDEAALAAMKPGALLINIARGSLVKPEALLAALRSGHLAGAGLDVFWEEPVDPTHPLLQLPQVIATPHIAGVTDVNMSRSLERIALNLEAYARGAKPEFLLNAPPQPRKPLA, from the coding sequence ATGCGTATTGCCTTCACGAGCCGGACCCCCGATTACCGCCCCTTCGCGGAGCAACTCGCGGCTCGTCTGCCTGCTCACCCGGTGCTCTTCCTGGCAAATCCGCCACCTCCCGACGCCGGGTCCTTCGATGCCGTCGTGACGATGGGGGGGCGCGTCTCCCGGGAGGTCCTGCTGCGTTCGTCCGTGGGGTTCGTCCAGACAGTGGGCACCGGCTTCGACACCGTGGACATCCCGGCCGCCACGGAGCTGGGCGTGTGGGTCGCTCACATGCGCGCCTCCGCCACGGGCAACGCCGAGTCGGTCGCCGAGCACGCGATTCTCCTCCTCCTCGCGCTCTCCCGGCAGCTCCGGACCGCCGAGTTGGGGCTGCGCGCAGGGCAATGGGCCCGGCCCCAGGGCTCGGCCCTGCTCGGCAAGGTGGCCTGCATCGTCGGACTGGGCGATATCGGGACCGCCCTGGCCGTGCGTCTCCAAGCGTTCGGGATGCACGTCCTCGGGGTCCGCCAGGATGCCTCCAAGGGCGGCCCCGAAGGGGTTCGCGTCTTCGGCACCGATGCGCTCCCTCAGGCCCTGGGGCAGGCGGACTGTGTCCTCCTCGCGGTCCGTGCCAGCGCTCAGACGGAGAACCTCCTGGATGAGGCCGCGCTGGCGGCCATGAAGCCCGGGGCCCTCCTCATCAACATCGCGCGGGGCAGCCTGGTGAAGCCGGAGGCGTTGCTCGCAGCGCTGCGCTCGGGCCACCTCGCCGGGGCCGGGCTGGATGTCTTCTGGGAAGAGCCGGTGGACCCCACCCATCCGCTCCTGCAACTTCCGCAGGTCATCGCCACCCCGCACATCGCCGGCGTCACCGACGTCAACATGTCGCGGAGCCTGGAGCGCATTGCCCTCAACCTGGAAGCGTATGCCCGGGGAGCGAAGCCGGAGTTCCTGCTCAATGCTCCCCCACAGCCGCGAAAGCCCCTCGCCTGA